Proteins found in one Elephas maximus indicus isolate mEleMax1 chromosome 11, mEleMax1 primary haplotype, whole genome shotgun sequence genomic segment:
- the LOC126086181 gene encoding sulfotransferase 2A1-like: MASDYLWFEGIPFPQVEYRIENLRSVRDEFVVRDEDVITLSYPKSGTHWVIEIISMIHSKGDSSWVQSVPNWDRSPWIESTAGYERLKNQKGPRLFTSHLPIQLFPKSFFNSKAKAIYINRNPRDVITSGFYYWRTIKHVRNPDTFEQFFEWFLQGNVTFGSWFDHINGWLQMRGKENFMIISYEELHQDIRASVEKISQFLGKKLGPEEFDSVLKNVSFEVMKNNKMSNFSLAPDSFMDHSKGKLMRKGVVGDWKHHFTVAQSETFDKIYKEKMAGLPQGLFPWES; encoded by the exons ATGGCTTCTGATTATTTGTGGTTTGAAGGCATTCCTTTCCCCCAAGTGGAATACAGAATTGAAAATCTGAGATCTGTCAGAGATGAATTTGTGGTGAGGGATGAAGATGTCATTACACTGTCTTACCCAAAGTCAG GAACCCACTGGGTGATAGAGATCATCAGTATGATCCACTCCAAAGGAGATTCCAGTTGGGTCCAATCTGTTCCCAACTGGGACCGTTCACCATGGATAGAATCAACAGCTGGGTATGAACGTCTAAAGAATCAGAAAGGACCACGACTCTTCACCTCCCACCTCCCCATTCAATTATTTCCCAAGTCATTCTTCAACTCCAAGGCCAAG GCTATTTATATCAACAGAAATCCCAGAGATGTTATTACTTCTGGTTTTTATTACTGGAGAACAATTAAACATGTAAGAAATCCAGACACGTTTGAACAATTCTTTGAATGGTTTCTTCAGGGAAATG TGACATTTGGATCATGGTTTGACCATATCAATGGCTGGCTGCaaatgagaggaaaagagaatTTTATGATAATATCATATGAGGAGCTGCATCAG GACATAAGAGCCAGTGTAGAGAAGATCAGCCAGTTCTTGGGCAAGAAGCTAGGCCCTGAAGAATTCGACTCAGTCCTCAAAAACGTATCCTTTGaggtcatgaaaaataataaaatgagcaATTTTTCCCTAGCACCAGATAGCTTCATGGATCACAGCaaaggaaaattgatgagaaaag GAGTCGTTGGGGACTGGAAACATCACTTCACGGTGGCCCAGAGTGAAACCTTTGATAAAATATACAAAGAGAAGATGGCGGGGCTTCCTCAAGGGCTTTTCCCATGGGAATCGTGA